From the Desulfovibrio sp. Huiquan2017 genome, one window contains:
- a CDS encoding MucR family transcriptional regulator, with translation MEDYLQEALEIVKAQAGVRTMTEEEITSMVQKLAAGIKAIAEGETVDSAAPAAVDPQKAIREKSILCCACGKSFKVLTKKHLSTHGLTPEEYREQYGYKKKLPLVCKSLQRERRKKMKEMKLWTKRGSAKKE, from the coding sequence ATGGAAGATTACTTGCAAGAAGCATTGGAAATCGTGAAAGCGCAGGCAGGCGTGCGAACCATGACCGAGGAAGAAATTACTTCCATGGTGCAGAAACTGGCCGCCGGCATCAAAGCCATTGCCGAAGGCGAAACCGTCGATAGCGCCGCGCCCGCCGCTGTGGACCCTCAGAAAGCCATCCGGGAGAAATCCATCCTCTGTTGCGCCTGCGGCAAATCCTTCAAGGTGCTGACCAAAAAACATCTGTCCACACACGGCCTGACCCCGGAAGAGTATCGGGAACAATACGGTTACAAGAAGAAACTTCCCCTGGTGTGCAAATCCTTGCAGCGCGAACGGCGCAAGAAGATGAAGGAAATGAAGCTTTGGACCAAACGTGGAAGCGCAAAGAAAGAATAA